A genome region from Pan troglodytes isolate AG18354 chromosome 3, NHGRI_mPanTro3-v2.0_pri, whole genome shotgun sequence includes the following:
- the PLK4 gene encoding serine/threonine-protein kinase PLK4 isoform X4 yields MIDKKAMYKAGMVQRVQNEVKIHCQLKHPSILELYNYFEDSNYVYLVLEMCHNGEMNRYLKNRVKPFSENEARHFMHQIITGMLYLHSHGILHRDLTLSNLLLTRNMNIKIADFGLATQLKMPHEKHYTLCGTPNYISPEIATRSAHGLESDVWSLGCMFYTLLIGRPPFDTDTVKNTLNKVVLADYEMPTFLSIEAKDLIHQLLRRNPADRLSLSSVLDHPFMSRNSSTKSKDLGTVEDSIDSGHATISTAITASSSTSISGSLFDKRRLLIGQPLPNKMTVFPKNKSSTDFSSSGDGNSFYTQWGNQETSNSGRGRVIQDAEERPHSRYLRRAYSSDRSGTSNSQSQAKTYTMERCHSAEMLSMSKRSGGGENEERYSPTDNNANIFNFFKEKTSSSSGSFERPDNNQALSNHLCPGKTPFPFADPTPQTETVQQWFGNLQINAHLRKTTEYDSISPNRDFQGHPDLQKDTSKNARTDTKVKKNSDASDNAHSVKQQNTMKYMTALHSKPEIIQQECVFGSDPLSEQSKTRGMEPPLGYQNRTLRSITSPLVAHRLKPIRQKTKKAVVSILDSEEVCVELVKEYASQEYVKEVLQISSDGNTITIYYPNGGRGFPLADRPPSPTDNISRYSFDNLPEKYWRKYQYASRFVQLVRSKSPKITYFTRYAKCILMENSPGADFEVWFYDGVKIHKTEDFIQVIEKTGKSYTLKSESEVNSLKEEIKMYMDHANEGHRICLALESIISEEERKTRSAPFFPIIIGRKPGSTSSPKALSPPPSVDSNYPTRDRASFNRMVMHSAASPTQAPILNPSMVTNEGLGLTTTASGTDISSNSLKDCLPKSAQLLKSVFVKNVGWATQLTSGAVWVQFNDGSQLVVQAGVSSISYTSPNGQTTRYGENEKLPDYIKQKLQCLSSILLMFSNPTPNFH; encoded by the exons CTCGACACTTCATGCACCAGATCATCACAGGGATGTTGTATCTTCATTCTCATGGTATACTACACCGGGACCTCACACTTTCTAACCTCCTACTGACTCGTAATATGAACATCAAGATTGCTGATTTTGGGCTGGCAACTCAACTGAAAATGCCCCATGAAAAGCACTATACATTATGTGGAACTCCTAACTACATTTCACCAGAAATTGCCACTCGAAGTGCACATGGCCTTGAATCTGATGTTTGGTCCCTGGGCTGTATGTTTTATACATTACTTATCGGGAGACCACCCTTCGACACTGACACAGTCAAGAACACAttaaataaagtagtattggCAGATTATGAAATGCCAACTTTTTTGTCAATAGAGGCCAAGGACCTTATTCACCAGTTACTTCGTAGAAATCCAGCAGATCGTTTAAGTCTGTCTTCAGTATTGGACCATCCTTTTATGTCCCGAAATTCTTCAACAAAAAGTAAAGATTTAGGAACTGTGGAAGACTCAATTGATAGTGGGCATGCCACAATTTCTACTGCAATTACAGCTTCTTCCAGTACCAGTATAAGTGGTAGTTTATTTGACAAAAGAAGACTTTTGATTGGTCAGCCACTCCCAAATAAAATGACTGTATTTCCAAAGAATAAAAGTtcaactgatttttcttcttcaggaGATGGAAACAGTTTTTATACTCAGTGGGGAAATCAAGAAACCAGTAATAGTGGAAGGGGAAGAGTAATTCAAGATGCAGAAGAAAGGCCACATTCTCGATACCTTCGTAGAGCTTATTCCTCTGATAGATCTGGCACTTCTAATAGTCAGTCTCAAGCAAAAACATATACAATGGAACGATGTCACTCAGCAGAAATGCTTTCAATGTCCAAAAGATCAGGAGGAGGTGAAAATGAAGAGAGGTACTCACCCACAGACAACAATGCCaacatttttaacttctttaaagAAAAGACATCCAGTAGTTCTGGATCTTTTGAAAGACCTGATAACAATCAAGCACT ctcCAATCATCTTTGTCCAGGAAAAACTCCTTTTCCATTTGCAGACCCGACACCTCAGACTGAAACCGTACAACAGTGGTTTGGGAATCTGCAAATAAATG CTCATTTAAGAAAAACTACTGAATATGACAGCATCAGCCCAAACCGGGACTTCCAGGGCCATCCAGATTTGCAGAAGGACACATCAAAAAATGCCCGGACTGATACAAAAGTCAAAAAGAACTCTGATGCTTCTGATAATGCACATTCTGTAAAACAGCAAAATACCATGAAATATATGACTGCACTTCACAGTAAACCTGAGATAATCCAACAAGAATGTGTTTTTGGCTCAGATCCTCTTTctgaacagagcaagactagggGTATGGAGCCACCATTGGGTTATCAGAATCGTACATTAAGAAGCATTACATCTCCGTTGGTTGCTCACAGGTTAAAACCAAtcagacagaaaaccaaaaaggCTGTG gtgagcATACTTGATTCAGAGGAGGTGTGTGTGGAGCTTGTAAAGGAGTATGCATCTCAAGAATATGTGAAAGAAGTTCTTCAGATATCTAGTGATGGAAATACG ATCACTATTTATTATCCAAATGGTGGTAGAGGTTTTCCTCTTGCTGATAGACCACCCTCACCTACTGACAACATCAGTAGGTACAGCTTTGACAATTTACCAG aaaaataCTGGCGAAAATATCAATATGCTTCCAGGTTTGTACAGCTTGTAAGATCTAAATCTCCCAAAATCACTTATTTTACAAGATATGCTAAATGCATTTTGATGGAGAATTCTCCTGGTGCTGATTTTGAGGTTTGGTTTTATGATG gggtaaaaatacacaaaacagaaGATTTCATTCAGGTGATTGAAAAGACAGGGAAGTCTTacactttaaaaagtgaaagtgaaGTTAATAGCTTGAAAGAGGAGATAAAAATGTATATGGACCATGCTAATGAG GGTCATCGTATTTGTTTAGCACTGGAATCCATAAtttcagaagaggaaaggaaaactaGGAGTGCTCCCTTTTTCCCAATAATCATAGGAAG AAAACCTGGTAGTACTAGTTCACCTAAGGCCTTATCACCTCCTCCTTCTGTGGATTCAAATTACCCAACGAGAGATAGAGCATCTTTCAACAGAATGGTCATGCATAGTGCTGCTTCTCCAACACAGGCACCAATCCTTAATCCCTCT ATGGTTACAAATGAAGGACTTGGTCTTACAACTACGGCTTCTGGAACAGACATCTCTTCTAATAGTCTAAAAGATTGTCTTCCTAAATCAGCACAACTTTTGAAATctgtttttgtgaaaaatgttgGTTGGGCTACACAG ttaaCTAGTGGAGCTGTGTGGGTTCAGTTTAATGATGGGTCCCAGTTGGTTGTGCAGGCAGGAGTGTCTTCTATCAGTTATACCTCACCAAATGGTCAAACAACTAG GtatggagaaaatgaaaaattaccaGACTACATCAAACAGAAATTACAGTGTCTGTCTTCCATCCTTTTGATGTTTTCTAATCCGACTCCTAATTTTCATTGA